One Gordonia sp. SID5947 genomic region harbors:
- a CDS encoding DUF2505 domain-containing protein, producing the protein MASTMEHAVSYPFGVQRLWEVLSTEQYWRDLLEAINSSHGKLESFEFVDDTITVAMQQGVPEEKLPSIVTKVRPGDLEIPRRSTFTLAGDQITGEITATVAGAPAKVDGTLVVSGDPASATYRADVEVGVPFVGGKIEKAIIDQLVELLDSEREQTVTWEATNR; encoded by the coding sequence ATGGCCAGCACGATGGAGCACGCGGTGTCCTACCCCTTCGGAGTACAGCGGCTCTGGGAGGTCCTCTCGACCGAGCAGTACTGGCGCGATCTCCTCGAGGCGATCAACTCGAGTCACGGCAAACTCGAGTCGTTCGAGTTCGTCGACGACACCATCACGGTCGCCATGCAGCAGGGCGTACCAGAGGAGAAGCTGCCGTCCATCGTCACCAAGGTGCGACCCGGCGATCTCGAGATCCCGCGCCGCAGCACCTTCACGCTCGCCGGCGATCAGATCACCGGCGAGATCACGGCCACGGTTGCGGGGGCGCCTGCCAAGGTCGACGGCACCCTGGTCGTGAGTGGCGACCCGGCGTCGGCGACCTACCGGGCCGACGTCGAGGTCGGTGTCCCGTTTGTCGGCGGCAAGATCGAGAAGGCCATCATCGACCAGCTCGTCGAGCTGCTGGACTCCGAGCGCGAGCAGACGGTGACTTGGGAAGCAACGAATCGGTAA
- the deoC gene encoding deoxyribose-phosphate aldolase, translating to MTTSDLTRRDVAAIIDHTLLKPEATRAAAESTVAEAAELGVYAVCLSPSMLPIDTGDQKTCVVAGFPSGKHHSLVKASEARLAVDTGADEVDMVIDVGAAADGRFDEVFADVLTVREAVGEGIVLKVIIESAALLELAGPDTVTEVCRRAVQAGAAMVKTSTGFHPSGGASVEAVRLMRAAVGDRVGVKASGGIRTAEFAAELIAAGATRLGLSSSRTVLDGFPA from the coding sequence GTGACCACCAGCGACCTGACCCGCCGCGACGTCGCGGCCATCATCGACCACACCCTGCTCAAGCCCGAGGCGACCCGCGCCGCGGCCGAGTCGACGGTCGCGGAGGCCGCGGAACTCGGCGTCTACGCGGTCTGCCTGTCGCCGTCGATGCTGCCGATCGACACCGGAGACCAGAAGACCTGTGTGGTCGCCGGGTTCCCGTCTGGCAAGCATCACTCACTGGTCAAGGCCTCCGAGGCGCGGCTGGCCGTGGACACCGGGGCCGACGAGGTCGACATGGTGATCGACGTGGGCGCGGCTGCGGACGGCCGGTTCGACGAGGTGTTCGCCGACGTTCTGACCGTGCGGGAGGCGGTCGGCGAGGGCATCGTCCTGAAGGTCATCATCGAGTCCGCGGCCTTGCTGGAGCTGGCCGGCCCGGACACCGTCACCGAGGTGTGCCGCCGCGCGGTGCAGGCGGGGGCAGCGATGGTCAAGACCTCCACCGGTTTTCACCCGTCCGGCGGCGCGAGCGTCGAGGCGGTGCGGTTGATGCGCGCCGCGGTCGGCGACCGGGTCGGCGTCAAGGCGAGTGGCGGAATCCGGACCGCGGAGTTCGCGGCCGAGCTCATCGCGGCCGGTGCCACACGGCTCGGCCTCTCGTCGTCCCGGACCGTGCTCGACGGCTTCCCGGCCTGA
- a CDS encoding DUF2505 domain-containing protein, translating to MARRLSYSARFTHPAETLYQAQNTRQYWEDMMAGFQMISPHCEVESFTSDETGMKVVLKQTIGRDQLPPLAQTVLMKDMVITREESFGVFDPDNTKGNYSASIPAGPGSLNGWQELFPTETGCTIRKTSEVKVFIPFVNGKLEQLMLVNLVDLFRAEAEYAADWVTKNL from the coding sequence ATGGCACGACGGCTCAGCTACTCGGCGCGCTTCACCCATCCTGCGGAGACGCTCTATCAAGCGCAGAACACCCGGCAGTACTGGGAGGACATGATGGCGGGCTTCCAGATGATCTCGCCGCACTGCGAGGTCGAGTCCTTCACCTCTGACGAGACCGGTATGAAGGTCGTCCTCAAGCAGACGATCGGTCGCGACCAGCTCCCACCGCTCGCACAGACCGTCCTGATGAAGGACATGGTCATCACCCGCGAGGAGTCGTTCGGTGTGTTCGATCCGGACAACACCAAGGGCAACTACAGCGCCTCCATCCCTGCCGGGCCGGGAAGTCTCAACGGCTGGCAGGAGCTCTTCCCCACCGAGACCGGTTGCACCATCCGCAAGACCAGCGAGGTCAAGGTCTTCATCCCGTTCGTCAACGGCAAGCTCGAGCAGCTGATGCTGGTGAATCTGGTTGACCTGTTCCGGGCCGAGGCCGAATACGCGGCCGACTGGGTCACGAAAAACCTCTGA
- a CDS encoding LmeA family phospholipid-binding protein has translation MTTAPARRKRSTGKIIAASSAALVILLVIAAVGSELYLRNKATDCMQSAFSDLTGTETSVSLSRKPMLLQGFGNDIPFVQIDTADKPGEMRLHARAEGIKGDGDSSTIHSLVGTGFVPFDRVVAMSKSMTSGADSSASGAGQSGAAGLMQGATIDSMTGNAADGTIQVDSSVQLAFLPIPVSTTIKPVLQDGHVHFEVVKANAFIFGIPADFAQQVVDSVTESLFGQLNQVTVKNLKVTDQGVDFAVDGDDVKLDGQVGGGSGDCKAA, from the coding sequence GTGACCACAGCGCCCGCACGGCGTAAACGCAGCACCGGCAAGATCATCGCAGCGTCGTCGGCGGCGCTGGTCATCCTGCTCGTCATCGCTGCCGTCGGCAGCGAGCTGTACTTGCGTAACAAGGCCACCGACTGCATGCAGAGTGCCTTCTCTGACCTCACCGGGACGGAAACGTCGGTGTCGTTGAGCCGAAAGCCGATGCTGCTGCAAGGTTTTGGCAACGACATCCCGTTCGTGCAGATCGACACGGCCGACAAGCCCGGAGAGATGCGCCTGCACGCACGAGCCGAGGGCATCAAGGGAGACGGCGACAGCTCCACCATCCACTCGCTTGTCGGTACCGGATTCGTCCCGTTCGACCGCGTGGTCGCGATGAGCAAATCCATGACATCAGGCGCCGACTCGTCGGCGTCGGGTGCCGGCCAGTCGGGCGCGGCGGGATTGATGCAGGGAGCCACCATCGACTCCATGACCGGCAATGCCGCCGACGGGACGATCCAGGTGGACTCGTCGGTGCAACTCGCGTTCCTGCCGATCCCGGTCTCGACGACGATCAAACCGGTTCTGCAGGACGGGCACGTGCACTTCGAGGTCGTCAAGGCCAACGCGTTCATCTTCGGTATCCCCGCGGACTTCGCCCAGCAGGTCGTCGACAGTGTGACCGAGTCGCTCTTCGGGCAGCTCAATCAGGTGACCGTGAAGAACCTGAAGGTGACCGACCAGGGCGTCGACTTCGCCGTCGACGGTGACGACGTGAAGCTCGACGGGCAGGTCGGCGGCGGATCGGGCGACTGCAAGGCGGCCTGA
- a CDS encoding MerR family transcriptional regulator: MAEYRINDLAEASGVSVRNIRVYQDRGLLPAPVIRGRTGWYSDEHLVRLNLISRMLERGYTFATISELLHAAHYGMRVEQILRGTPKGGRFRNFKRAATITITELRKTLNATDRSIALSQKLGLLAKDGAHYAIRNPELLEGAETLVKAGVDIDVLLDRWVRVQDDLEDVAKSFVSIITDKYFDENLPDLGEEQVSKMAELIQTVRPMAHEIVESTFRQALDKQISVAIGEASTYFDASAVDGEPVGPAAAAAVDRDDDAGAVEAGEQTGETRTVADRTD; the protein is encoded by the coding sequence ATGGCCGAGTATCGGATCAACGACCTGGCTGAGGCGTCCGGGGTCAGCGTGCGCAACATCCGCGTCTACCAAGACCGCGGGTTGCTTCCTGCGCCGGTCATCCGCGGGCGCACCGGGTGGTACTCCGATGAGCACCTCGTCCGGTTGAACCTCATCTCCCGCATGCTCGAACGCGGGTACACCTTCGCCACCATCAGCGAGCTGCTGCACGCGGCGCATTACGGGATGCGGGTGGAGCAGATCCTGCGCGGCACCCCGAAGGGCGGTCGGTTCCGCAACTTCAAGCGCGCGGCGACCATCACCATCACCGAGTTGCGCAAGACCTTGAACGCCACCGACCGGTCGATCGCGCTGAGTCAGAAGCTGGGACTGCTGGCGAAGGACGGCGCACATTACGCGATCCGCAATCCCGAGCTGCTCGAAGGCGCGGAGACCCTGGTCAAGGCCGGCGTCGACATCGACGTCCTGCTCGACCGCTGGGTCCGCGTCCAGGACGATCTGGAGGACGTCGCGAAGAGCTTCGTCTCGATCATCACCGACAAGTATTTCGACGAGAACCTGCCCGATCTGGGTGAGGAGCAGGTCAGCAAGATGGCCGAGTTGATCCAGACCGTCCGGCCGATGGCGCACGAGATCGTCGAGTCGACCTTTCGGCAGGCGCTCGACAAACAGATCTCGGTGGCGATCGGTGAGGCCAGCACGTACTTCGACGCATCGGCCGTGGACGGGGAGCCGGTCGGACCGGCAGCGGCAGCGGCAGTCGATCGCGACGACGACGCCGGCGCCGTGGAGGCCGGCGAGCAGACCGGGGAGACACGGACCGTCGCCGACCGCACGGACTGA
- a CDS encoding NAD(P)/FAD-dependent oxidoreductase yields MNSNHFDVAIVGGGPAGLSAATTLARSLRSVVVLDSNRPRNAPADGAHNVLGHEGIPPLELLEKGRAEARGYGVDIRTAEVLDGTRDANGGFDLTLDDGTVITARRIVLASGLVDELPEVPGVQELWGSSVLHCPYCHGYEVRGRRIGILGTSPMSVHQTLMFRQLSDDVTLFTHTIPDIGADEAEQLSALGVTVVDGLVDRLDIADDAVRAVVLADGSEVERDAVVVAPRFVVRSELFTRLGGSLADHPMGGQYVATGPMGMTDVPGVWAAGNVADLAATVAVSMGAGVNAGAAVNADLIVDDARAAVEARRAASVDV; encoded by the coding sequence ATGAACAGCAACCACTTCGACGTCGCCATCGTGGGCGGCGGACCGGCGGGACTGAGTGCCGCGACCACCCTGGCACGGTCGCTGCGATCCGTCGTGGTCCTCGACTCGAACCGCCCCCGGAACGCACCCGCCGACGGAGCACACAACGTCCTCGGTCACGAGGGCATCCCTCCCCTCGAACTGCTCGAGAAGGGTCGCGCCGAGGCCCGCGGCTACGGAGTCGACATCCGCACCGCGGAAGTGCTCGACGGCACGCGTGACGCGAACGGCGGCTTCGACCTCACCCTCGACGATGGCACCGTCATCACCGCCCGACGGATCGTCCTCGCGTCGGGCCTCGTCGACGAACTGCCGGAAGTCCCCGGCGTGCAGGAACTCTGGGGATCGTCGGTGCTGCACTGCCCGTATTGCCACGGGTACGAGGTCCGCGGTCGCCGGATCGGGATACTCGGCACCAGCCCGATGTCGGTGCACCAGACGCTGATGTTCCGCCAGCTCAGCGACGACGTCACCTTGTTCACGCACACCATCCCCGACATCGGAGCCGACGAGGCCGAACAACTCTCGGCGCTGGGGGTGACCGTCGTCGACGGCCTCGTCGACCGTCTCGACATCGCCGACGACGCGGTGCGCGCGGTGGTGCTGGCCGACGGCTCCGAGGTGGAGCGCGACGCCGTCGTGGTCGCGCCGCGATTCGTCGTCCGGTCGGAACTCTTCACCCGACTCGGCGGGTCGCTTGCCGATCACCCGATGGGCGGTCAGTACGTCGCAACCGGTCCGATGGGAATGACCGACGTCCCGGGCGTGTGGGCGGCAGGCAACGTCGCCGACCTCGCCGCGACGGTCGCAGTGTCGATGGGCGCCGGCGTGAACGCAGGCGCAGCCGTCAACGCGGACCTGATCGTCGACGACGCCCGCGCCGCGGTCGAGGCTCGCCGCGCCGCCTCGGTGGACGTCTAG
- the purU gene encoding formyltetrahydrofolate deformylase — protein MAVPETSPAPTTADRAEPEHRYVLTLGCPDRTGIVARISGFLAEIGGWITEAGYHSDAETGWFFTRQTVRAESVAMGVDEMRTRFADEVAAELGPGTEWRLTDTGAPKSVVLLVSKETHCLVDLLGRAHRGELPADVSAVVGNHRDLEDLVTRFDVPFHHVPFAPDNKAAAFDEVRRVVEGYDPDAVVLARFMQILPPQLCDAWSGRAINIHHSFLPSFIGARPYHQAFARGVKLIGATCHYVTADLDAGPIIEQDVIRVDHSDTVADMVRQGRDIETLVLSRGLRWHLEDRVLVHGRKTVVFT, from the coding sequence GTGGCAGTACCCGAGACATCCCCCGCACCGACAACCGCCGACCGAGCCGAGCCCGAACATCGGTACGTCCTGACGCTCGGTTGCCCGGACCGCACCGGCATCGTCGCGCGGATCTCCGGCTTCCTGGCCGAGATCGGCGGCTGGATCACCGAGGCCGGGTATCACTCCGATGCCGAGACGGGTTGGTTCTTCACCCGTCAGACCGTGCGCGCCGAATCGGTGGCGATGGGTGTCGACGAGATGCGGACCCGGTTCGCCGACGAGGTGGCGGCCGAGCTGGGGCCCGGCACCGAATGGAGGCTCACCGACACCGGGGCCCCGAAGTCGGTGGTGTTGCTGGTCAGCAAGGAAACCCACTGCCTCGTCGATCTGCTGGGCCGCGCCCACCGGGGCGAGCTACCGGCCGATGTCTCCGCCGTGGTCGGCAATCACCGCGACCTCGAGGATCTGGTCACACGTTTCGACGTGCCGTTTCACCACGTGCCGTTCGCGCCGGACAACAAGGCCGCCGCTTTCGACGAGGTGCGCCGCGTCGTCGAGGGCTACGACCCGGATGCCGTGGTGCTCGCGCGCTTCATGCAGATCCTGCCGCCGCAGTTGTGCGACGCGTGGTCGGGTCGGGCCATCAACATCCATCACAGCTTCTTGCCCAGTTTCATCGGTGCGCGCCCCTATCATCAGGCGTTCGCACGCGGTGTGAAGCTGATCGGCGCGACCTGCCACTACGTGACCGCCGACCTCGACGCGGGCCCGATCATCGAACAGGACGTCATCCGCGTCGACCACAGCGACACCGTGGCCGACATGGTGCGTCAGGGCCGCGACATCGAGACGCTGGTGCTGTCGCGTGGTTTGCGGTGGCACCTCGAGGACCGCGTGCTCGTGCACGGCCGGAAGACCGTGGTGTTCACCTGA
- a CDS encoding DUF2516 family protein produces the protein MAYGQNLILLALTVIAGVASAVALLHAALQRSDAFPAVDRQSKVIWVAILAAATLFIWLFGAVNFLGLIGVVAMLVYLVDVRPRIDDIQGKRWFSKKA, from the coding sequence ATGGCCTACGGGCAAAACCTGATCCTGCTGGCCTTGACCGTGATCGCCGGCGTCGCGTCGGCAGTTGCATTGCTGCATGCGGCTCTCCAGCGGTCCGATGCGTTTCCCGCCGTGGACAGGCAGAGCAAGGTCATCTGGGTGGCGATCCTCGCGGCCGCGACCTTGTTCATCTGGCTGTTCGGCGCGGTGAACTTCCTCGGTCTGATCGGGGTGGTGGCCATGCTCGTCTATCTCGTCGACGTGCGACCGCGCATCGACGACATCCAGGGCAAGCGGTGGTTCAGCAAGAAGGCGTGA
- a CDS encoding DUF1542 domain-containing protein → MSALILIALVVLVVVGIVVMSQQRSGANAARSLDDAKADARQAIERLGGQVFMLVGDGPASKQALADAGERYNAAGSQIEQANSVAQAQLAKQTAIEGLYYARAARTAMNLDPGPPIPELEGQKSAGAVTEDRTVDFEGRQVEASPGPSSRTPNYYPGGRVAGRPVPAGWYSEPWWKPALVAGAWGIGSMFLFSAMFSGMAGVNYDANAFESGAGDGSDAGALDGGGDGGDGGGDFGGDGGDGGGGFFDGGGDGGGGFFDGGGDFGGFDF, encoded by the coding sequence ATGAGCGCACTGATCCTGATCGCTCTCGTGGTGTTGGTGGTCGTGGGCATCGTGGTGATGTCCCAGCAGCGATCGGGTGCCAACGCGGCGCGCTCGCTCGACGACGCCAAGGCAGACGCCCGCCAGGCGATCGAACGTCTCGGCGGCCAAGTCTTCATGCTGGTCGGCGACGGTCCCGCGTCGAAGCAGGCGCTTGCCGACGCGGGCGAGCGGTACAACGCCGCCGGATCGCAGATCGAGCAGGCCAACAGTGTCGCCCAGGCACAACTGGCCAAACAGACCGCGATCGAGGGTCTCTACTACGCACGGGCCGCGCGCACCGCGATGAACCTCGATCCCGGTCCTCCCATCCCGGAACTCGAAGGCCAGAAGAGCGCGGGCGCGGTCACCGAGGACCGCACCGTCGACTTCGAAGGCCGGCAGGTGGAGGCATCGCCCGGCCCGTCATCGAGGACGCCGAACTACTACCCCGGCGGTCGCGTCGCGGGTCGTCCGGTGCCCGCGGGTTGGTACTCCGAGCCATGGTGGAAGCCGGCGCTGGTCGCAGGTGCGTGGGGCATCGGTTCGATGTTCCTGTTCTCCGCGATGTTCTCCGGCATGGCCGGTGTCAACTACGACGCCAACGCCTTCGAGAGCGGTGCCGGTGACGGTTCCGACGCCGGGGCACTCGACGGCGGAGGCGACGGTGGCGACGGAGGCGGTGACTTCGGCGGCGATGGCGGCGACGGCGGAGGTGGGTTCTTCGACGGTGGTGGTGACGGCGGAGGCGGGTTCTTCGACGGTGGCGGCGACTTCGGCGGATTCGACTTCTGA
- a CDS encoding class I SAM-dependent methyltransferase: protein MTRGTTNINRLRRVDRWMTHDAAIVRALDAPRPVVVDLGYGARPDTAVEMARRLRTVAPDLEMVGLEIDPERVVAPRDGVRFALGGFELAGLAPNLVRAFNVLRQYDEGEVRAAWAQMRAALAPGGLIVEGTCDEIGRRCCWVLLDADGPRTLTLCWSPEHTGHPSDLAERLPKVLIHRNVPGEGVHRLLQLADRCWDVAATHAAYGPRIRWRQALTLLRAQGIDVAIPRGRSVDNVLTVPWSEVAPR from the coding sequence ATCACACGCGGCACCACCAACATCAACCGTCTGCGCCGGGTCGATCGGTGGATGACCCACGATGCGGCCATCGTGCGGGCCCTCGACGCACCGCGACCGGTCGTCGTCGACCTCGGTTACGGCGCCCGTCCCGATACCGCGGTGGAGATGGCGCGGCGTCTGCGGACGGTCGCTCCCGACCTGGAGATGGTCGGCCTCGAGATCGATCCCGAACGCGTCGTCGCACCTCGCGATGGCGTTCGGTTCGCGCTCGGAGGTTTCGAGCTGGCGGGACTCGCCCCGAATCTCGTCCGGGCCTTCAACGTCCTGCGCCAATACGACGAGGGCGAGGTGCGGGCGGCATGGGCGCAGATGCGGGCGGCCCTCGCACCGGGCGGGCTCATCGTCGAGGGCACCTGCGATGAGATCGGCCGTCGATGCTGCTGGGTGCTACTGGATGCGGACGGACCGCGAACGCTGACGCTGTGCTGGTCGCCCGAGCACACGGGCCATCCCTCCGACCTCGCCGAGCGGTTGCCCAAGGTGCTGATCCACCGCAACGTGCCCGGCGAAGGCGTCCACCGGCTCCTGCAACTCGCCGATCGGTGCTGGGACGTGGCCGCGACGCACGCAGCCTACGGACCGCGGATTCGCTGGCGGCAGGCGCTCACGCTGCTTCGGGCACAGGGGATCGATGTCGCGATTCCCCGGGGCCGCAGCGTCGACAACGTCCTGACGGTGCCGTGGTCGGAGGTCGCACCGAGGTAG
- a CDS encoding UDP-N-acetylmuramate dehydrogenase has product MTDSGVNRPAPTAHGTRLAELTTLRLGGPARAVVRCPDTRSLVDEITALDARAERTLLIGGGSNLVISDDGFDGTAVLIRSSRIEFGSGRESGRAYVTADAGVDWDTLVATTIEQGFGGLECLSGIPGAAGATPVQNVGAYGVEVADLLRSVQVFDRRAGQLRWAAPTELGLGYRTSSLKHRDDHVVVAVSFWLNDDRISQPLRYRELSAALGVDAGERADAGDVREQVLALRRGKGMVLDPDDHDTWSAGSFFTNPILPADEVGTLDRIHDRVGRDITVPTYPADDGVKLSAGWLIERAGYARGYPGPSSPVRLSTKHTLALTNRGDATTDELLGLARDVRAGVQEAFGVTLHPEPVLVNCSI; this is encoded by the coding sequence GTGACCGACTCAGGGGTGAACCGACCAGCACCGACAGCTCACGGCACCCGCCTCGCCGAGCTCACCACACTGCGCCTCGGCGGTCCGGCGCGCGCGGTCGTGCGCTGCCCCGACACCCGCAGCCTGGTCGACGAGATCACTGCCCTCGACGCCCGCGCCGAACGCACCCTGCTGATCGGCGGCGGCTCGAATCTGGTGATCTCCGACGACGGTTTCGACGGCACGGCAGTCCTCATCCGGAGCTCTCGCATCGAGTTCGGTTCCGGCCGGGAATCGGGCCGCGCGTATGTCACCGCCGACGCCGGTGTGGACTGGGACACCCTCGTGGCCACCACCATCGAACAGGGTTTCGGTGGGCTGGAATGCCTTTCGGGCATTCCCGGCGCCGCCGGCGCCACCCCGGTGCAGAATGTCGGCGCATACGGCGTGGAGGTTGCCGATCTGCTGCGATCCGTGCAGGTGTTCGATCGCCGCGCGGGGCAACTGCGGTGGGCGGCGCCGACGGAACTCGGATTGGGTTACCGCACCAGCAGTCTCAAACATCGCGACGACCACGTCGTCGTCGCGGTCTCCTTCTGGCTCAACGACGATCGCATCAGTCAGCCGCTGCGATATCGCGAGTTGTCGGCCGCACTCGGCGTCGATGCGGGCGAACGCGCGGATGCCGGCGACGTCCGCGAGCAGGTGCTCGCCCTGCGCCGCGGCAAGGGAATGGTGCTCGATCCGGACGACCACGACACGTGGAGCGCCGGATCGTTCTTCACCAACCCCATCCTCCCCGCGGATGAGGTCGGCACCCTCGATCGCATCCACGACCGTGTCGGCCGCGACATCACCGTCCCCACCTATCCGGCGGACGATGGCGTGAAGCTGTCGGCAGGCTGGCTGATCGAGCGCGCCGGGTACGCGCGCGGGTATCCCGGTCCTTCGTCCCCGGTCCGACTGTCCACGAAACACACTCTCGCACTGACCAATCGCGGTGATGCCACCACCGATGAACTACTCGGCCTCGCGCGTGACGTCCGTGCAGGCGTTCAGGAAGCGTTCGGGGTGACGCTGCACCCCGAGCCCGTCCTGGTGAACTGTTCGATCTGA
- a CDS encoding alpha/beta hydrolase produces the protein MNRRSLAIGAGAVAAAGAGVIAVGVGTIFAGLARDAFRAERAVDDGPDDLLAAPTVEPERIPVEAVGDVRLNVERYGPSEAADGDIIVMVHGWTCNIAYWYPQINHLARTHDVVAYDQRGHGTSQLGRTRPTIAMLGQDLDAVLSSVVPEGRRAILVGHSMGGMTIMSWAAQHPEKVGRLVSGVVLTSTAAKAVMQNHLLIPVDLPRYTKPFESAVSKLFTSTPMPIPRTPYGSRFSHYIALGPNARKAHVDFVDEMIATCPPRSRAGWGSAMGKLDVTAGLDALSVPTTVVVGTDDRLTPPVHAEQMADVLRRNGSLRDLIVLDGVGHMSSIEADVRFNQILDDIVAASVRASSSVG, from the coding sequence ATGAACAGACGATCACTGGCAATCGGCGCGGGGGCGGTTGCGGCTGCGGGCGCGGGCGTGATCGCAGTAGGCGTCGGGACGATCTTCGCAGGCCTGGCACGTGACGCGTTCCGTGCCGAACGTGCCGTCGACGACGGCCCCGACGATCTGCTCGCGGCGCCCACCGTCGAGCCCGAACGCATCCCGGTCGAGGCGGTCGGCGACGTCCGCCTGAACGTCGAGCGTTACGGCCCGTCGGAGGCCGCCGACGGCGACATCATCGTGATGGTGCATGGCTGGACCTGCAACATCGCGTACTGGTACCCGCAGATCAACCACCTGGCACGCACCCATGACGTGGTGGCATACGACCAGCGCGGCCATGGCACGAGTCAACTCGGCCGGACTCGGCCGACCATCGCGATGCTGGGACAGGACCTCGACGCGGTGCTGTCGTCGGTGGTCCCGGAGGGCCGCCGCGCGATCCTCGTCGGGCACAGCATGGGTGGCATGACGATCATGTCCTGGGCAGCGCAACACCCCGAGAAGGTGGGCCGGCTCGTGTCGGGAGTCGTGCTGACCTCCACCGCGGCCAAGGCCGTGATGCAGAACCATCTGCTGATCCCGGTCGATCTACCGCGCTACACCAAACCCTTCGAGTCGGCCGTGAGCAAGTTGTTCACCTCGACGCCCATGCCGATCCCTCGCACCCCCTACGGTTCGAGGTTCTCGCACTACATCGCGCTGGGCCCGAACGCGCGGAAGGCCCATGTCGACTTCGTCGACGAGATGATCGCGACCTGCCCGCCGCGGTCGCGGGCCGGCTGGGGTTCGGCGATGGGCAAGTTGGACGTGACCGCGGGGCTCGACGCGCTGTCGGTGCCGACCACCGTCGTCGTCGGTACCGACGATCGGCTGACTCCGCCGGTGCACGCCGAGCAGATGGCGGATGTGTTGCGGCGCAACGGAAGTCTTCGTGACCTGATCGTCCTCGACGGTGTCGGGCACATGTCGAGTATCGAGGCGGACGTGCGATTCAACCAGATCCTCGACGACATCGTGGCGGCATCCGTGCGAGCGTCGAGTTCGGTGGGCTGA
- a CDS encoding carbon-nitrogen hydrolase family protein: MRIAMAQITSGTDPTANLELVESAAHTASDGGADLVVLPEATMCRFGVPLGPVAEPLDGPWATAVSEIAARHEITVIAGMFTPAGDRVRNTLVIARPDGTRLSYDKIHLYDAFGFAESRTVAPGEEPLTFEVGGVTVGVATCYDIRFPALFTELASRGAQLIVVPASWGAGPGKVHQWEVLATARALDSTSFIAAVGQALPADSSVRESSAPTGTGHSQLTDPFGSVVAAYDGGVHIGVHDIDTRAVEKARSTLAVLTNQRPIRPASAPITTEDLTT; encoded by the coding sequence ATGCGAATTGCGATGGCGCAGATCACATCGGGTACCGACCCGACCGCCAACCTGGAGTTGGTCGAGTCGGCGGCCCACACGGCGTCGGACGGCGGGGCGGATCTGGTGGTGCTGCCCGAGGCGACGATGTGCCGTTTCGGCGTGCCGCTCGGCCCGGTGGCCGAACCCCTCGACGGACCGTGGGCGACGGCGGTGTCGGAGATCGCGGCGCGACACGAGATCACGGTGATCGCGGGGATGTTCACCCCGGCTGGGGATCGTGTGCGCAACACGCTGGTGATCGCCCGGCCAGACGGCACCCGGCTCTCCTACGACAAGATCCATCTGTACGACGCGTTCGGTTTCGCCGAGTCCCGCACCGTCGCACCGGGTGAGGAGCCGCTCACCTTCGAGGTCGGAGGCGTCACCGTCGGTGTCGCGACCTGCTACGACATCCGCTTTCCGGCCTTGTTCACCGAGCTGGCATCGCGCGGGGCGCAACTCATCGTGGTGCCGGCGTCGTGGGGCGCCGGGCCGGGCAAGGTCCACCAGTGGGAGGTGCTCGCGACCGCACGCGCGCTGGATTCGACGTCGTTCATCGCCGCGGTCGGACAAGCGCTGCCTGCGGATTCGTCGGTTCGCGAGTCGTCTGCGCCCACCGGCACAGGACACAGCCAACTCACAGATCCCTTCGGTAGCGTGGTCGCAGCGTACGACGGAGGCGTGCATATCGGCGTCCACGACATCGATACTCGCGCAGTGGAGAAGGCCCGAAGCACCCTGGCCGTTCTCACCAATCAACGGCCTATCCGACCGGCCTCGGCACCTATCACAACTGAGGACCTCACGACATGA